Proteins encoded together in one Festucalex cinctus isolate MCC-2025b chromosome 8, RoL_Fcin_1.0, whole genome shotgun sequence window:
- the il17rd gene encoding interleukin-17 receptor D isoform X1, with protein MAALRSLFVCLPGLLLMWNVSSGATLSGNRRNVQERCGFKMQSGADGGRRLAVTLRSDNCSLNSPQGKHVIHEVANVSFTHLACDQQAGVVVHWSASPLGIEHIKGFRVYLEDKNPDGKRCQHLVLKDPRQLNFSYKSTKLSSQPFSGLSFDTDYMVRVVPFPTLMNDSFFPPSFLRTNSCEVLLGSENLVCKPFWKPKTLSVSQLGSELHVSFEQAPPSFAFNFYYVYYKLRQDGPFRLQRCKADSKQMKSTCILQDVTPGTYTIELRDESNTTRRQTQFYVSQVHSPWAGPIRAMAITVPLVIMSAFATLFTVMCRKKQQENIYSQLDEETSESSNQSAALSAERPWPRPKVFICYSDRDGAKHAGVVQSFAYFLQDFCGCEVVLDLWEHLEMCREGQMSWLSRQLDEANFIITVCSKGLRYFVERKSRRGKTPVGRRGDVGCPPVGPGGDLFVVGVAMIAEKLRQAKRQESEERGHAPELHRYMAVYFDYSSENDIPTVLSLAPRFKLMDQLPQLFARLHSGRSGLAERDSQPLNISRRNYFRSKSGRSLYVAICNMHQHIAQNPDWFQKPAAARSSPPLTRDDEAPATSSSRPDGGLLLNEVLVKTPGSGEGGAPRKNLLSLAPAPASAVSCNLGLGPGLGPGSLPSLAPALPQRSPSGLERTSRTSSVIFPEEPSRSPRVLQDEEEEEEEEEDIPPVEAAGGPASPEPPPPPPPPRDSGIYESSVPSSELSIPLMDDGLSHEHADSSSLAESESSSSGLGDEEPPVVASLGCGAPTVCQAELHHFEPNAGLEPVASL; from the exons ATGCAGTCCGGGGCCGATGGGGGTCGCAGGTTGGCCGTCACGCTCAGAAGCGACA acTGCTCGTTGAACTCGCCGCAGGGCAAACACGTCATCCACGAGGTGGCCAACGTCTCCTTCACGCATCTGGCCTGCGACCAGCAAGCCGGAGTCGTGGTCCACTGGTCTGCCAGTCCGCTAG GAATCGAACACATCAAGGGCTTCCGGGTGTATCTGGAGGACAAGAACCCTGACGGGAAACGATGTCAACATCTCGTCCTCAAAGACCCGCGACAGCTCAACTTCTCTTACAAGAGCACG aaGCTGAGCAGTCAGCCGTTCAGCGGCTTGAGCTTCGACACGGACTACATGGTCCGCGTTGTGCCTTTCCCCACGCTGATGAACGACAGCTTCTTCCCGCCCTCTTTCCTCAGGACAAACT CCTGTGAAGTCCTGCTGGGCTCAGAAAACCTGGTCTGTAAACCAT TCTGGAAGCCGAAGACGCTGAGCGTGTCGCAGCTGGGCTCCGAGCTCCACGTCAGCTTCGAGCAGGCCCCGCCTTCCTTCGCCTTCAACTTCTACTACGTTTACTACAAGCTGCGCCAGGACGGACCCTTCAGGCTGCAGCGCTGCAAAGCC gacaGCAAGCAGATGAAAAGCACGTGCATCCTGCAGGACGTCACGCCGGGGACCTACACAATCGAG TTACGAGATGAAAGCAACACCACCAGGAGGCAGACGCAGTTTTACGTCAGCCAAG TGCACTCCCCGTGGGCGGGGCCTATCCGCGCCATGGCCATCACCGTGCCGCTGGTCATCATGTCGGCCTTCGCCACGCTCTTCACCGTCATGTGCCGTAAGAAGCAGCAAG AGAACATCTACAGCCAGCTGGACGAGGAGACCAGCGAATCGTCCAATCAGAGCGCGGCGTTGAGCGCCGAGAGGCCGTGGCCCCGCCCCAAAGTCTTCATCTGCTACTCGGACCGCGACGGAGCCAAGCATGCCGGAGTCGTCCAGAGCTTTGCCTACTTCCTGCAGGACTTCTGCGGCTGCGAG GTGGTGCTGGACCTGTGGGAGCATCTGGAGATGTGCAGGGAAGGTCAGATGTCGTGGCTCAGCCGGCAGCTGGACGAAGCCAACTTTATCATCACAGTCTGCTCCAAAGGACTTCG CTACTTCGTGGAGAGGAAGAGCCGGCGAGGAAAGACGCCGGTGGGCCGCCGCGGCGACGTGGGTTGTCCGCCGGTGGGGCCCGGCGGCGACCTGTTTGTGGTGGGCGTGGCCATGATCGCGGAGAAGTTGCGGCAGGCCAAGCGGCAGGAGAGCGAGGAGCGAGGCCACGCCCCCGAGCTCCATCGCTACATGGCCGTCTACTTCGACTATTCCAGCGAGAACGACATTCCCACCGTCCTCAGTCTGGCTCCCAG GTTCAAGCTGATGGACCAGCTGCCTCAGCTGTTCGCTCGCCTGCACTCGGGGCGCTCGGGCCTGGCCGAGCGCGACTCGCAGCCGCTCAACATCTCACGCAGGAACTACTTCCGCAGCAAGTCGGGCCGCTCGCTCTACGTGGCCATCTGCAACATGCACCAGCACATCGCCCAAAACCCGGACTGGTTCCAGAAGCCCGCCGCCGCCCGCTCGTCGCCTCCACTTACCCGGGACGACGAGGCGCCCGCCACCTCGTCCTCCCGGCCGGACGGCGGCCTTCTTCTGAACGAGGTGCTGGTGAAGACGCCCGGGAGCGGCGAGGGGGGGGCGCCCAGGAAGAACCTGCTTTCGCTCGCCCCCGCCCCCGCCTCCGCCGTCAGCTGCAACCTCGGCCTTGGACCCGGTCTCGGTCCCGGTTCTCTTCCCAGTCTCGCTCCGGCGCTTCCGCAGCGATCTCCATCTGGGCTGGAACGCACCTCCAG AACCTCCTCCGTAATCTTCCCGGAGGAACCGTCCCGTTCACCGCGCGTCCTCCAggacgaggaagaggaagaggaagaggaagaggacatCCCCCCCGTGGAAGCGGCGGGtggccccgcctcccccgaaccgccgccgccaccgccgcccccCCGCGACTCGGGCATCTACGAGTCGTCGGTGCCGTCCTCGGAGCTGTCCATCCCCCTGATGGACGACGGGCTGTCCCACGAGCACGCCGACTCCTCGTCGCTGGCGGAGAGCGAGTCGTCCTCGTCCGGTTTGG GAGACGAGGAGCCGCCGGTTGTCGCGTCTCTGGGCTGCGGCGCCCCCACGGTGTGTCAAGCGGAACTGCACCACTTTGAGCCAAACGCGGGGCTGGAACCCGTGGCCTCGCTGTAA
- the il17rd gene encoding interleukin-17 receptor D isoform X2 encodes MQSGADGGRRLAVTLRSDNCSLNSPQGKHVIHEVANVSFTHLACDQQAGVVVHWSASPLGIEHIKGFRVYLEDKNPDGKRCQHLVLKDPRQLNFSYKSTKLSSQPFSGLSFDTDYMVRVVPFPTLMNDSFFPPSFLRTNSCEVLLGSENLVCKPFWKPKTLSVSQLGSELHVSFEQAPPSFAFNFYYVYYKLRQDGPFRLQRCKADSKQMKSTCILQDVTPGTYTIELRDESNTTRRQTQFYVSQVHSPWAGPIRAMAITVPLVIMSAFATLFTVMCRKKQQENIYSQLDEETSESSNQSAALSAERPWPRPKVFICYSDRDGAKHAGVVQSFAYFLQDFCGCEVVLDLWEHLEMCREGQMSWLSRQLDEANFIITVCSKGLRYFVERKSRRGKTPVGRRGDVGCPPVGPGGDLFVVGVAMIAEKLRQAKRQESEERGHAPELHRYMAVYFDYSSENDIPTVLSLAPRFKLMDQLPQLFARLHSGRSGLAERDSQPLNISRRNYFRSKSGRSLYVAICNMHQHIAQNPDWFQKPAAARSSPPLTRDDEAPATSSSRPDGGLLLNEVLVKTPGSGEGGAPRKNLLSLAPAPASAVSCNLGLGPGLGPGSLPSLAPALPQRSPSGLERTSRTSSVIFPEEPSRSPRVLQDEEEEEEEEEDIPPVEAAGGPASPEPPPPPPPPRDSGIYESSVPSSELSIPLMDDGLSHEHADSSSLAESESSSSGLGDEEPPVVASLGCGAPTVCQAELHHFEPNAGLEPVASL; translated from the exons ATGCAGTCCGGGGCCGATGGGGGTCGCAGGTTGGCCGTCACGCTCAGAAGCGACA acTGCTCGTTGAACTCGCCGCAGGGCAAACACGTCATCCACGAGGTGGCCAACGTCTCCTTCACGCATCTGGCCTGCGACCAGCAAGCCGGAGTCGTGGTCCACTGGTCTGCCAGTCCGCTAG GAATCGAACACATCAAGGGCTTCCGGGTGTATCTGGAGGACAAGAACCCTGACGGGAAACGATGTCAACATCTCGTCCTCAAAGACCCGCGACAGCTCAACTTCTCTTACAAGAGCACG aaGCTGAGCAGTCAGCCGTTCAGCGGCTTGAGCTTCGACACGGACTACATGGTCCGCGTTGTGCCTTTCCCCACGCTGATGAACGACAGCTTCTTCCCGCCCTCTTTCCTCAGGACAAACT CCTGTGAAGTCCTGCTGGGCTCAGAAAACCTGGTCTGTAAACCAT TCTGGAAGCCGAAGACGCTGAGCGTGTCGCAGCTGGGCTCCGAGCTCCACGTCAGCTTCGAGCAGGCCCCGCCTTCCTTCGCCTTCAACTTCTACTACGTTTACTACAAGCTGCGCCAGGACGGACCCTTCAGGCTGCAGCGCTGCAAAGCC gacaGCAAGCAGATGAAAAGCACGTGCATCCTGCAGGACGTCACGCCGGGGACCTACACAATCGAG TTACGAGATGAAAGCAACACCACCAGGAGGCAGACGCAGTTTTACGTCAGCCAAG TGCACTCCCCGTGGGCGGGGCCTATCCGCGCCATGGCCATCACCGTGCCGCTGGTCATCATGTCGGCCTTCGCCACGCTCTTCACCGTCATGTGCCGTAAGAAGCAGCAAG AGAACATCTACAGCCAGCTGGACGAGGAGACCAGCGAATCGTCCAATCAGAGCGCGGCGTTGAGCGCCGAGAGGCCGTGGCCCCGCCCCAAAGTCTTCATCTGCTACTCGGACCGCGACGGAGCCAAGCATGCCGGAGTCGTCCAGAGCTTTGCCTACTTCCTGCAGGACTTCTGCGGCTGCGAG GTGGTGCTGGACCTGTGGGAGCATCTGGAGATGTGCAGGGAAGGTCAGATGTCGTGGCTCAGCCGGCAGCTGGACGAAGCCAACTTTATCATCACAGTCTGCTCCAAAGGACTTCG CTACTTCGTGGAGAGGAAGAGCCGGCGAGGAAAGACGCCGGTGGGCCGCCGCGGCGACGTGGGTTGTCCGCCGGTGGGGCCCGGCGGCGACCTGTTTGTGGTGGGCGTGGCCATGATCGCGGAGAAGTTGCGGCAGGCCAAGCGGCAGGAGAGCGAGGAGCGAGGCCACGCCCCCGAGCTCCATCGCTACATGGCCGTCTACTTCGACTATTCCAGCGAGAACGACATTCCCACCGTCCTCAGTCTGGCTCCCAG GTTCAAGCTGATGGACCAGCTGCCTCAGCTGTTCGCTCGCCTGCACTCGGGGCGCTCGGGCCTGGCCGAGCGCGACTCGCAGCCGCTCAACATCTCACGCAGGAACTACTTCCGCAGCAAGTCGGGCCGCTCGCTCTACGTGGCCATCTGCAACATGCACCAGCACATCGCCCAAAACCCGGACTGGTTCCAGAAGCCCGCCGCCGCCCGCTCGTCGCCTCCACTTACCCGGGACGACGAGGCGCCCGCCACCTCGTCCTCCCGGCCGGACGGCGGCCTTCTTCTGAACGAGGTGCTGGTGAAGACGCCCGGGAGCGGCGAGGGGGGGGCGCCCAGGAAGAACCTGCTTTCGCTCGCCCCCGCCCCCGCCTCCGCCGTCAGCTGCAACCTCGGCCTTGGACCCGGTCTCGGTCCCGGTTCTCTTCCCAGTCTCGCTCCGGCGCTTCCGCAGCGATCTCCATCTGGGCTGGAACGCACCTCCAG AACCTCCTCCGTAATCTTCCCGGAGGAACCGTCCCGTTCACCGCGCGTCCTCCAggacgaggaagaggaagaggaagaggaagaggacatCCCCCCCGTGGAAGCGGCGGGtggccccgcctcccccgaaccgccgccgccaccgccgcccccCCGCGACTCGGGCATCTACGAGTCGTCGGTGCCGTCCTCGGAGCTGTCCATCCCCCTGATGGACGACGGGCTGTCCCACGAGCACGCCGACTCCTCGTCGCTGGCGGAGAGCGAGTCGTCCTCGTCCGGTTTGG GAGACGAGGAGCCGCCGGTTGTCGCGTCTCTGGGCTGCGGCGCCCCCACGGTGTGTCAAGCGGAACTGCACCACTTTGAGCCAAACGCGGGGCTGGAACCCGTGGCCTCGCTGTAA
- the il17rd gene encoding interleukin-17 receptor D isoform X3: MWLQDCSLNSPQGKHVIHEVANVSFTHLACDQQAGVVVHWSASPLGIEHIKGFRVYLEDKNPDGKRCQHLVLKDPRQLNFSYKSTKLSSQPFSGLSFDTDYMVRVVPFPTLMNDSFFPPSFLRTNSCEVLLGSENLVCKPFWKPKTLSVSQLGSELHVSFEQAPPSFAFNFYYVYYKLRQDGPFRLQRCKADSKQMKSTCILQDVTPGTYTIELRDESNTTRRQTQFYVSQVHSPWAGPIRAMAITVPLVIMSAFATLFTVMCRKKQQENIYSQLDEETSESSNQSAALSAERPWPRPKVFICYSDRDGAKHAGVVQSFAYFLQDFCGCEVVLDLWEHLEMCREGQMSWLSRQLDEANFIITVCSKGLRYFVERKSRRGKTPVGRRGDVGCPPVGPGGDLFVVGVAMIAEKLRQAKRQESEERGHAPELHRYMAVYFDYSSENDIPTVLSLAPRFKLMDQLPQLFARLHSGRSGLAERDSQPLNISRRNYFRSKSGRSLYVAICNMHQHIAQNPDWFQKPAAARSSPPLTRDDEAPATSSSRPDGGLLLNEVLVKTPGSGEGGAPRKNLLSLAPAPASAVSCNLGLGPGLGPGSLPSLAPALPQRSPSGLERTSRTSSVIFPEEPSRSPRVLQDEEEEEEEEEDIPPVEAAGGPASPEPPPPPPPPRDSGIYESSVPSSELSIPLMDDGLSHEHADSSSLAESESSSSGLGDEEPPVVASLGCGAPTVCQAELHHFEPNAGLEPVASL, translated from the exons acTGCTCGTTGAACTCGCCGCAGGGCAAACACGTCATCCACGAGGTGGCCAACGTCTCCTTCACGCATCTGGCCTGCGACCAGCAAGCCGGAGTCGTGGTCCACTGGTCTGCCAGTCCGCTAG GAATCGAACACATCAAGGGCTTCCGGGTGTATCTGGAGGACAAGAACCCTGACGGGAAACGATGTCAACATCTCGTCCTCAAAGACCCGCGACAGCTCAACTTCTCTTACAAGAGCACG aaGCTGAGCAGTCAGCCGTTCAGCGGCTTGAGCTTCGACACGGACTACATGGTCCGCGTTGTGCCTTTCCCCACGCTGATGAACGACAGCTTCTTCCCGCCCTCTTTCCTCAGGACAAACT CCTGTGAAGTCCTGCTGGGCTCAGAAAACCTGGTCTGTAAACCAT TCTGGAAGCCGAAGACGCTGAGCGTGTCGCAGCTGGGCTCCGAGCTCCACGTCAGCTTCGAGCAGGCCCCGCCTTCCTTCGCCTTCAACTTCTACTACGTTTACTACAAGCTGCGCCAGGACGGACCCTTCAGGCTGCAGCGCTGCAAAGCC gacaGCAAGCAGATGAAAAGCACGTGCATCCTGCAGGACGTCACGCCGGGGACCTACACAATCGAG TTACGAGATGAAAGCAACACCACCAGGAGGCAGACGCAGTTTTACGTCAGCCAAG TGCACTCCCCGTGGGCGGGGCCTATCCGCGCCATGGCCATCACCGTGCCGCTGGTCATCATGTCGGCCTTCGCCACGCTCTTCACCGTCATGTGCCGTAAGAAGCAGCAAG AGAACATCTACAGCCAGCTGGACGAGGAGACCAGCGAATCGTCCAATCAGAGCGCGGCGTTGAGCGCCGAGAGGCCGTGGCCCCGCCCCAAAGTCTTCATCTGCTACTCGGACCGCGACGGAGCCAAGCATGCCGGAGTCGTCCAGAGCTTTGCCTACTTCCTGCAGGACTTCTGCGGCTGCGAG GTGGTGCTGGACCTGTGGGAGCATCTGGAGATGTGCAGGGAAGGTCAGATGTCGTGGCTCAGCCGGCAGCTGGACGAAGCCAACTTTATCATCACAGTCTGCTCCAAAGGACTTCG CTACTTCGTGGAGAGGAAGAGCCGGCGAGGAAAGACGCCGGTGGGCCGCCGCGGCGACGTGGGTTGTCCGCCGGTGGGGCCCGGCGGCGACCTGTTTGTGGTGGGCGTGGCCATGATCGCGGAGAAGTTGCGGCAGGCCAAGCGGCAGGAGAGCGAGGAGCGAGGCCACGCCCCCGAGCTCCATCGCTACATGGCCGTCTACTTCGACTATTCCAGCGAGAACGACATTCCCACCGTCCTCAGTCTGGCTCCCAG GTTCAAGCTGATGGACCAGCTGCCTCAGCTGTTCGCTCGCCTGCACTCGGGGCGCTCGGGCCTGGCCGAGCGCGACTCGCAGCCGCTCAACATCTCACGCAGGAACTACTTCCGCAGCAAGTCGGGCCGCTCGCTCTACGTGGCCATCTGCAACATGCACCAGCACATCGCCCAAAACCCGGACTGGTTCCAGAAGCCCGCCGCCGCCCGCTCGTCGCCTCCACTTACCCGGGACGACGAGGCGCCCGCCACCTCGTCCTCCCGGCCGGACGGCGGCCTTCTTCTGAACGAGGTGCTGGTGAAGACGCCCGGGAGCGGCGAGGGGGGGGCGCCCAGGAAGAACCTGCTTTCGCTCGCCCCCGCCCCCGCCTCCGCCGTCAGCTGCAACCTCGGCCTTGGACCCGGTCTCGGTCCCGGTTCTCTTCCCAGTCTCGCTCCGGCGCTTCCGCAGCGATCTCCATCTGGGCTGGAACGCACCTCCAG AACCTCCTCCGTAATCTTCCCGGAGGAACCGTCCCGTTCACCGCGCGTCCTCCAggacgaggaagaggaagaggaagaggaagaggacatCCCCCCCGTGGAAGCGGCGGGtggccccgcctcccccgaaccgccgccgccaccgccgcccccCCGCGACTCGGGCATCTACGAGTCGTCGGTGCCGTCCTCGGAGCTGTCCATCCCCCTGATGGACGACGGGCTGTCCCACGAGCACGCCGACTCCTCGTCGCTGGCGGAGAGCGAGTCGTCCTCGTCCGGTTTGG GAGACGAGGAGCCGCCGGTTGTCGCGTCTCTGGGCTGCGGCGCCCCCACGGTGTGTCAAGCGGAACTGCACCACTTTGAGCCAAACGCGGGGCTGGAACCCGTGGCCTCGCTGTAA